The Pseudomonas bijieensis DNA window CGAGAAGGACGCGGCGACAATTGGGACGGTATGACCGGCACTGCGGGTATCCATAGACTCAACGAACTTCACGCCGTCGGCTGACACAGGGCTTAATACTCAAGAACTCGACAATTTGACACCCATATCGATTTAACCACGCACGTCCCATCCGGACGGCGGGCTACGGCCCAAGGGGCTCCTTCGAGGAGCCCTTTTTAATGCCTGGGTTTTCTGAACACTGTGAATACCTGGACTGCAAACACTCTTGTGGGCGAGCCCCACCTTCTGTGGGAGCAAGGCTTGCCCGCGATGAAGACGACACGGTCTATCTGGAACCGAGGTGCCCGTATCGCGAGCAAGCTTTGCTCCCACAAAAAAACCTGCTCGCCACAATAGAGCCGAGCGCGCCTGAATCAACGCAACGCCGCAATCGCATCCACTGATTCACGAATCAGCGCCGGCCCTTTGTAGATAAAACCCGAATAAATCTGCACCAGGCTCGCCCCGGCGGTGATTTTCTCGGCGGCATGCCGGCCCTCGGTGATGCCTCCCGCCGCAATGATCGGCAAACGCCCTGCCAACTCATCAGCCAGCACTTTCACGGTGTGGGTGCTCTTGTCACGCACCGGCGCACCGGACAAGCCACCCGCCTCGTCACCGTGTTCCAGCCCTTCGACACCTTCGCGCCCCAGGGTCGTGTTGGTGGCGATCACCGCGTCCATGCCGGTCTCGATCAGGGCCTGGGCCACCTGAATGGTCTCTTCGTCGGTCATGTCCGGGGCGATCTTGATCGCCAGTGGCACATGCCGGCCGTGGGTCAATGCCAGTTCCGCGCGACGCTGGGCCAGGTCGGCCAGCAGTTGCTTGAGGGAATCACCGAATTGCAGGCTGCGCAGGCCCGGAGTGTTCGGCGAGCTGACGTTGACCGTCACATAGCTGGCATGGGCGTAGACCTTGTCCAGGCAGATCAGATAGTCGTCGACGGCACGCTCCACCGGGGTGTCGAAATTCTTGCCGATGTTGATGCCCAGCACGCCTTTGTACTTGGCCGCCGCTACGCGGGCCAGCAAATGGTCGACGCCCAGGTTGTTGAAGCCCATGCGGTTGATGATCGCCTCGGCTTGCGGCAGGCGGAAAAGCCGTGGCTTGGGGTTGCCGGGCTGTGGACGCGGGGTAACGGTACCGATCTCCACAAAACCGAAACCCAGCTGGGCGAACCCGTCGATGGCCGCGCCATTCTTGTCCAGGCCCGCCGCCAACCCGACCGGGTTGGGAAACTCCAGGCCCATGACCGTCACCGGTAACTTCGCCGGCGCCTTGCACAGCAAACCGTTGAGGCCCAAACGTCCGCCCGCGCCGATCAGGTCCAGGGACAGATCGTGGGAGGTTTCCGGGGAAAGTTTGAACAGCAGCTCACGGGCCAGGGTGTACATGGGTGGGTTTGACTCGATCGGAGAAATGAGGCGCGGATTATAGCCGGGGTGGAGGGATGGGAGCGAGCAACCGATGGTTGCCCACTCTTGGGGTTGGATCAAGACGTGGTCGTTTCCTGCAGAGCATAAGTGTTGTTGGTTTGCTTTAGGTTGGCAAAGATGAGTGGAAAGTAAAGAAGCGCAACCATCACGGCGAAACAACCATTGAGAACATGGCCTTGGGTATCCTCACCCATCTCGTCACCCAACAAGGCCGTTACCGCACCTACGAACAAGCTGACAGCGTGCCCAAACGAGAGCCGTGCCCCCGCAACATTCACAAATGCATCGGCCAATTGAGTGCGGGTGGGCCACTGAACACCAACGCGCACCTCCAGGGCCATTTGTTGTAACTCCGGATCAGAAAAGACCGAATCCAGTCCTCGCTGGGGCGATAGCACATGCCAACTTTTGCAGGCAATCAAGGTAGCCACATCGGCTACCATTCCGAGAGCATTCAGCCCGGCTTGAATAGCATCCGCCCCGAAATCGTAACCAAGCCCCTCGGCGGCCCTGGCAGGACCACTCAATGGCATGGCCTTGCCCAGTTCCGCCAGCGCAAATTGGCCTGCGCCATAAGCCGCAGCTGTAACCCCTGTTGCCGCTTCGTTCGCGGAACCTGCATTGTCTTTCAAAGGGAAGAAGGATTGAGCCACGGCCCTGGCCGTGATGTAGACCACTGAGCCGGTCATTGCAGGGAAGAGCTTTGACGCCGCTCCCGTGAGAACGGCTCCGAGCGTGGCTCCCATCACAGCGATCGCCAGGCATGCACACCCCATCCGCGACTTCCAGCTCGCCTCCCCTGAGAACTCCCTGCGGATGGCCCCCATCAGCGTCAACCCGGGCCCGATCATCGCCAGCGCAACCGCCGCCCACGCCCGAGAAGCCTCGGGGGCGTCACCTTCACGCATAGCGTTCTCGACGAGATAGCCAACGTACTGGCGCAAACAGGTGGCCAGTGCAATGATCATCCCCGTGTGTCCAGCGATATTCAGCAGGTTGAGCCCTGGCCCCTTGGTGGCTTCGAGCAGTTCCATGCCAGCCTCGAGCATAGCTTTCAATCGATCTACACGGCTTTCGGCGCCCGTGGCGTTCCCTCCGTCGATTAAGTTAAAAACTCCGTTACGTTCAGGCTCAGCAGGCATTTCACCTGATTCGATAAAGCGTTCAATTTCAATTTTCGCGCCTAGATCATGTTCTCCCAGATCGCACTCCGGAGAGGGATACTCCGTTGCGCGACTGATATGTTCAAAAGCCGCTTTGAGTTGCCTGGGTGATCCCAACTGGCTCGGTTGAAACCCTGTAATGTCCAACGCTGCAGGGTCAAGCTTCGCTAAAGACCCTGTCGAGATATTTGAAACTGAAGCAACGTCGCCCCAAGCAGCAGCGGGTATGCCGGTCCCTTCTGTAATATGCATGGTCATTTCTCCTTGTAGTCATACGAACAGTCAAATTTTCAAGTGTTTTTCACCACTCACTCTTCTCCCACGCCTCATCCCCCATCGGTTGGAACACATCGCGCATGAAGTTTTTGGTAAACAGATCCATCGCGAACGCCAGGCCATTGGCACCGCTGACCTCTTTATAGAGCTGGGACTTTTCCAGCCCGTCATTCTTCAAGCGAACCAAAACCTGTAGCGTGATCGCCAGCAACGCCTGGGCCGTGGGGTACGCCGCCGTGGCGCCATCCGCCCCCCGCAGCGTGCGTAAAAATTCATGGATCGCTTTCTCCCCCTGCCCTTCCATGACTAGCAGCAATTGATACAAGTGCTCGAACTCAGGATCCGGACGTTTGCTCTCAGGCACTTGCTCACGGGCAGCCAGTAGCCGTGATTCCAACGGTTCTACCGACGAATTCGCGTCGCGATCCAGAACGCTGGGAGTTGTCGTGGGCTCAATCTTCATGGCGAACCTCGGCCAGGCCGGCGGGCGTGGAATCGGTGAAGCTGGCGCACAGGTCCACCAGCGCCTGTCTCGATGCCTGATCCAGCAAACGCACCGTCTCCGGCAGGTTGGCCAGGCTTGCCAACAACCGCGGCGCCAGCCGTTCCCGGGTCGCCTCGACATCGAACTCCAGCAGTTGATCCGCCAGCCGCAGCACATAGCGGTCTTGCGGGTGATACTCCAGGATCAGTTCGCCAGCCCATTGCCTGCCCACGCTCTCACGCAGCGCTTGGCCGCGCGGACGACAGTGCAGTGGCACTAACAGGTGCAAGACCGCGCCCGAGTCGCTCGTTTGCTCGGCCAGCCAACGCTCCAGTATTTCGTCCAGCCACTCGGGGCGACTCAAGGCTTGGGCGAGCAGGTCACCGGCGGCCTGGGCCAGACCGTTGCGCAATTGCTGTGCCAGGGTTTGCGTCTTAAGCAAAGCCTCGGCCAGATGCCCGCTCGCCCGCAGGACGCCCTCGGCGTAGCCCTGTTGAAACGCCTGCGCCTGCACGGCCTCGGCCTCACGCTGGGCCTGTTCGACACATTCCCGTGCCCGGCGCCGGGCCTCGCGCTGCAAGGCCTGACGGCGACGGGCGGCGGCGATGTCTTCGCGGGCCAGGTGCACGTCTTCGCCAACGGGCACATCAGTCAGGGTTCGGATGGAGTCGAGCATGCTGCACCGCCAAAAAGAATAGGGTTGGATCAGGTTTCGTGACGGGCCATTGCCGGTGCAGGTGAACGACCGGCTCGCAGAATTGCAGGTCCAGGCGTTCGAGCAATGGGGACGGGACGACCCCGTGCCAGCTCCACAACGCGTTGAGGCCGGCCGCTTGTACCTGCTCCAGCGAAACCGGCGAAGATTCGATCGGCAGGCGCTCCCGAGCCCCCAGGTTGAAGCGAGCGAACCGGCGAACCGTCTCTGGCAAGTCCAACAGCGCTGCGCCGCGCGCCAGTTCGGACCGCAAGCGACAGGCGCCCATCAGCGAGGCGATGTAGGGCAGTTGTCGCCAATGACGCACCCATTGTTTCGCCACGCCGGTCAGTGGCACAGACGGCCATGGCCCTTGCAACTCCAGCCCCTCGAGCACGATGCGATTGAGCAGCCTTCGGGCCGCGGCATCCTCGAATCCCGCCGGTATCACTAGACGTCGAGGGTGCAGATAAGCCAGCGGCTCGGCGAGGATCTGCTGTAACCCCTCAGTGTCCGACATCGCGCCGCCCTGCGTTTGACTGATGGAAAACCCAGGCTGCGCCGCCAGCCAGCAGCACGCCGCCGATCACGGCGAACAACCAAGGCCAGCGCGACGGTCCCTGCGGTACGGCCAGCGACGGCGCGACATGCTGGGTCGGCGAACGCTTGGACAGCACCACCGAGATGTTCTCGTACTCCACCGCCGCAAAACTGTTCTTGAGGAAACGCTTGATGTCAGTGATCAGCAATTGCGCTTCGATATCGCGCTCATGCAGCACCAACGCCGAAAGATGGATAGGCGCCGGCTTGCGTCCACCCTCGCCGGCGTCGAGGTCGTAACTGACATGCACCCGTGCGGAAACCACGCCTTCGAGTACCCCCAAGGACTGTTCGATGCGCTGCTCCAATGCCGAATACAAGCGGGCCTTTTCCGCGCGGGGTGAAGCCACCAGGGAGTCGGACGGGAACATCTCGGCGACTTGCAGGCGCGGCCGGGACGGCAAGGAATAGAGGTTGAGCAGATCGACCGCGGCGGAAAAATCCAGCTGATCGATTTTCACCGCGTAGCCGGCTTTGCCGCCGTCGACTTTCACTGCCGCGATGTTGTTGCGTTGCAGCACCGAAAGCACTTCGTTGGCCTGCTGCTGATCCAGCCCTTCCAGCAGGCTCGGCTGGCGACACCCCGCCAGCGCCAGGCACAACAGCAGCCACAACAGGCCAGGCCTCAATGTCATGACGCACGCAACAGAGTTTCTGCCGTGCCCACCGCTTTGCGCACCAGCACGTTGAGCAAGTTGATGTCGACGTTGTATTGCCCGGTCAACTCCTGCAACTGGGTCAACACTTCAGGGTCGGTGATGTCCGGGCGCTGTAGCAGTTGATTGATCGCCGAAACGTCTTGCGCACTGTCGACGGCGGAACCGGCAAACGCTTCGATCAAGCGCGATTCCAGGGAAACGATTGGGCCTTCCTGCGGGCCGCGCAATTCAACGAAGGCTGAACGCGCGATAAGCGACGGGGAAATAGTTTGGATGGACATACGAGGCACTCATGAAAATGGCCATTGTCACGAGCAATGGCCAGCCGAAAGAGCAAGCGTCAGCGAGCCGCCTGGATGATCGCCATGTCGATATCCTTGAAGCCCTTGACCGTGTTGGTCTGGGCATTTCGGAATACCGTGTAGGACGAAAATGCGGTCTGGTAGGCGGCGAGCTTTCCAGGGTCCGACGCATCGATTTTGAGCTCATCGAGGGCTTTATCCAGGGCCTCTTTGAGGCTCTGAGCGCCGCGCTCGAACGCAGCGGCCTGCTCTCCGAGAAAGTCATCGGGAAATTCGGGAAACACGATCGGGATACCAGCCATACGTCACCTGCTCTGCTTGTTTGAAAAAAACCAGGACGAAGGACTCGTCTTGACATAGCCCTGGGGGCCGGTTTGAAACGACTTGCCCTTGAGCGCGTCGTCCTTGAGCTCGACAGCGAAATGCACATAGCGATCACCCCACTGCCGGTAAAAATCGTCGACGTACTGGCGAGCGGCGGCCAGCTCGGCATCCTGCAGGTTGCCCTCGACGGCAAACGTTACGCTGTCCTGGTGTTCGACCCGGCTGAAGGCCAGCGAAAGACGCTGCAAACCGCCCTGGGCGAGATCGGCGAGCAGCCTGTCATCCTGCATCTGCACCACGACGTCGCGGGCATAAGGTGCTGCCGCGAGCAACGTATCGAGCAGTTGGGCTTGCTTGCCGGGCGTCAGCAAATTGCGTTGGGTGCTGAGCAGCAGTCGCGGCACCGACGGGTCCTTGAGGTCCAGGAAATGCCAGGCCAGTTGCGGATCGTGGTCGACCAGCACCTGCTCCAGCCGGCGACGCTCCTGGTCGATCATCAGCACCTGGCCGTCCAGGTTGTTGTGGCGGGTCAACACCTGGCGACTCCAACCGGCATCACGCTCGGAAGACACCAAGACGTAGACCGACTGATCACGACCGCGCAACACCTGAACCTGGGCACTGGCGCCATTGATCAGCGCACGGATATCGGTTTCCGGCGCGGGCCCCGGCGTTGACCAAAAGCCAATCGCAACGAACAGCGCCACCAGCGCCAGACCGCCAGCGATCCATCGCGTCAACGCGACACGTCCCTTCATGAAATGGGTTGGCTTGGCTGAAGCGCCGGGCCCATGGCCGAGAAGCTCCGGCGCCCAAGGCTGGTCATCAGGACGCAAGGCGATGTGCAGGCCGCCAATCTGCATCCGGGCTTGAAAGGCACAGTGACGCACTTCCACTGAATCGCCGAGCAGCCGCAGCGGCAGGCCGTCCGGCGTGGCCTGATCGGCCAGCACCTCAAAATTGCATCCACCTTGTTCCAGGGGAACGAAGATCGCATCCGCCGGAACGCTGGCCGAACGTGCGCCATCCCCGAGCACCTCCACCGCATCGACCACGAACAAGCTGGTGCCTGGGCCTAGCGCAAATTCGCAGCCCTGCAACGGACCATTGAGGATCCGCAGGACGCAGGGCTTTAGGGTGGGGGCCGTCGGGACTGTCACCGTCCAAACTCCAGGGCAGTCGAATGAGCACTCAGGGTAGAAAGGCCGGCGGCAGGATTCCTGATCGAATTCTGCCGATTGCCTGGGGCAAAGGATCAGAATCCTGCGCCAGCCCGCTCATCGCGCCGATTGTCGAGCCTGGGTGAGCACTCGATAACGTTGCCAGACTTTGCGCGCGTAGCGAAGCCGCGCGGCTTGCCGATGGGGTGAGTTACCAGCGTTGTAGGCACCGACCGCCGTCCAGTTGTAGCCATGACGGGCGATAAACTCGGCCAGCACCGACGCACCGACCTCCACCGACAGGCACGGCTCATCCAGCAGGCGTTGCTCGGTAATGCCTCGGGCACGCAATCGAGGCAGATGAATGCTGTTGATCTGCATCAACCCGATATCGCGGGTGCCATTGCGGTTGTGGTTGATCGCATCTGGCCGCTGCCCGGATTCGACATCGGCAATCGCTTGCAGCAGTTCCGGTTCGATGGCATGCAACTGCCCCGCCCTGCTCCAGCACCAGGCATGCGCCTGGGCCATTCCAAGCCCCAGGCCCAAACACACCGGCCAGCACAACCATTTGCTCCTGCGCCGCCTCATGCCAGGCGCCGCTCGCGGATCCACGTCAGTTGTTCGTGAATACGCACCCGCATGATCTGCGCCCGTACACAACCCGGATCATGCTCCAGGCATTGGTCGATCATGTCCGCCGCCTGCTCGTTGCGCCGCCAGAACCAGTGATGCCAGGCATGAAAGTACAGCACGTCGGCCTGATCGGCCGACAACAGGCAGCGGCGGAACAACACCTGGGCCGCCTGCTCGCAGCCGCGCAAACTGGTGAGCAACGCCAGGCGCGTCAATGCCGGGATGCTGCCGGGGTCCAGCGCCAATGCATTGGAAACCGCCGAATGCGCCTCTTCGATGGCGCGCTCCGGGTCGCCCAGGCCCATCATCGCCTGCCCCAGCCACACATCCGCCAAACCGCACCAGGGCGGCGCGTAGCCGGCATCGAGTTTCAAACACTGCCTGAACAGCACAAGAGCATCGCGCAGGCTTTGCGCCGTGTGCTGCTGCACACTG harbors:
- a CDS encoding transglycosylase SLT domain-containing protein produces the protein MRRRRSKWLCWPVCLGLGLGMAQAHAWCWSRAGQLHAIEPELLQAIADVESGQRPDAINHNRNGTRDIGLMQINSIHLPRLRARGITEQRLLDEPCLSVEVGASVLAEFIARHGYNWTAVGAYNAGNSPHRQAARLRYARKVWQRYRVLTQARQSAR
- the sctI gene encoding type III secretion system inner rod subunit SctI, with the protein product MSIQTISPSLIARSAFVELRGPQEGPIVSLESRLIEAFAGSAVDSAQDVSAINQLLQRPDITDPEVLTQLQELTGQYNVDINLLNVLVRKAVGTAETLLRAS
- the sctF gene encoding type III secretion system needle filament subunit SctF; translated protein: MAGIPIVFPEFPDDFLGEQAAAFERGAQSLKEALDKALDELKIDASDPGKLAAYQTAFSSYTVFRNAQTNTVKGFKDIDMAIIQAAR
- a CDS encoding EscJ/YscJ/HrcJ family type III secretion inner membrane ring protein, with translation MRPGLLWLLLCLALAGCRQPSLLEGLDQQQANEVLSVLQRNNIAAVKVDGGKAGYAVKIDQLDFSAAVDLLNLYSLPSRPRLQVAEMFPSDSLVASPRAEKARLYSALEQRIEQSLGVLEGVVSARVHVSYDLDAGEGGRKPAPIHLSALVLHERDIEAQLLITDIKRFLKNSFAAVEYENISVVLSKRSPTQHVAPSLAVPQGPSRWPWLFAVIGGVLLAGGAAWVFHQSNAGRRDVGH
- a CDS encoding secretion system protein encodes the protein MSDTEGLQQILAEPLAYLHPRRLVIPAGFEDAAARRLLNRIVLEGLELQGPWPSVPLTGVAKQWVRHWRQLPYIASLMGACRLRSELARGAALLDLPETVRRFARFNLGARERLPIESSPVSLEQVQAAGLNALWSWHGVVPSPLLERLDLQFCEPVVHLHRQWPVTKPDPTLFFLAVQHARLHPNPD
- a CDS encoding quinone-dependent dihydroorotate dehydrogenase, coding for MYTLARELLFKLSPETSHDLSLDLIGAGGRLGLNGLLCKAPAKLPVTVMGLEFPNPVGLAAGLDKNGAAIDGFAQLGFGFVEIGTVTPRPQPGNPKPRLFRLPQAEAIINRMGFNNLGVDHLLARVAAAKYKGVLGINIGKNFDTPVERAVDDYLICLDKVYAHASYVTVNVSSPNTPGLRSLQFGDSLKQLLADLAQRRAELALTHGRHVPLAIKIAPDMTDEETIQVAQALIETGMDAVIATNTTLGREGVEGLEHGDEAGGLSGAPVRDKSTHTVKVLADELAGRLPIIAAGGITEGRHAAEKITAGASLVQIYSGFIYKGPALIRESVDAIAALR
- a CDS encoding PrgH/EprH family type III secretion apparatus protein, which translates into the protein MTVPTAPTLKPCVLRILNGPLQGCEFALGPGTSLFVVDAVEVLGDGARSASVPADAIFVPLEQGGCNFEVLADQATPDGLPLRLLGDSVEVRHCAFQARMQIGGLHIALRPDDQPWAPELLGHGPGASAKPTHFMKGRVALTRWIAGGLALVALFVAIGFWSTPGPAPETDIRALINGASAQVQVLRGRDQSVYVLVSSERDAGWSRQVLTRHNNLDGQVLMIDQERRRLEQVLVDHDPQLAWHFLDLKDPSVPRLLLSTQRNLLTPGKQAQLLDTLLAAAPYARDVVVQMQDDRLLADLAQGGLQRLSLAFSRVEHQDSVTFAVEGNLQDAELAAARQYVDDFYRQWGDRYVHFAVELKDDALKGKSFQTGPQGYVKTSPSSWFFSNKQSR
- a CDS encoding oxygen-regulated invasion protein OrgB, with product MLDSIRTLTDVPVGEDVHLAREDIAAARRRQALQREARRRARECVEQAQREAEAVQAQAFQQGYAEGVLRASGHLAEALLKTQTLAQQLRNGLAQAAGDLLAQALSRPEWLDEILERWLAEQTSDSGAVLHLLVPLHCRPRGQALRESVGRQWAGELILEYHPQDRYVLRLADQLLEFDVEATRERLAPRLLASLANLPETVRLLDQASRQALVDLCASFTDSTPAGLAEVRHED